One genomic segment of Hypomesus transpacificus isolate Combined female chromosome 5, fHypTra1, whole genome shotgun sequence includes these proteins:
- the ankfy1 gene encoding rabankyrin-5 has translation MAEEEVAKLQKHLALLRQEYVKMQQKLADTERRCAVLAAQAPGHGSANCTAGDTFISRLLDIVAELHQQEQYSDLKIRVGELNLCAHKFVLAARSDAWSLANLASTSELDLSDAKPEVALAMLRWAYTDELALSEDDAFLIDLMKLSNRFQLQLLRERCEKGVMSSVNVRNCIRFYQTAEELDATTLMNYCGEIIASHWDDLRKEDFSTMSAQLLYKMIKSKTEFPLHKAIKVEREDVVFLYLIEMDSELPGKLNELDNNGDLALDLALSRKLESIATTLVNNKADVDMVDQSGWSLLHKAIQRGDEFASTFLIRHSAQVNAATVGAVETPLHLVCSFSPKKHSGEVMSGMARIAEALLKTGANPNMQNSKGRTPLHEAVVSGNDHVFNQLLQCKQLDLELKDHEGSTALWLALQYITVASDPSVNPFEDHAPVENGTSFNENSFASRLIQRGSNPDAPDTATGSCLLQRAAGAGSEAAALFLATHGAKVNHANKWGETPLHTACRCGLAGLTAELLQQGANPNLQTHQSLPEDELQGRAQGLSLQSPLHMAIAHNHADVVSVILEQKANALHATNNLQIIPDFSLKDSMDQTVLGLALWTGMHTIAAQLLGSGAAINDTMSSGHTLLHMAIQRQDSRSALFLLEHQADINVRTQEGQTALQLAISSQLPLVVDAICTRGADMSVVDEKGNPPLWLALEKGLEDIASTLVRHGCDATCWSSGPSGCKQTLLHRAVDENNEVTACFLIRSGCDVNSPRQPGPNGEGDEEARDGQSPLHLAASWGLEDVGQCLLEFGANVNAQDAEGRAPIHVAISNQHGVIIQLLISHPDIRLTVRDRQGMTPFACAMTHKNNKAAEAILKREPGAAEQVDNKGRNFLHVAVQSSDIESVLFLISVQANVNSRVQDAAKLTPLHLAVQAGSEIIVRNLLLAGAKVNEVTKHRQTALHLAAQQDLATICSVLLENGVDFAALDENGNNALHLAVMQGRLNNVRALLTESTIDAEAFNLRGQSPMHVLGHYGKENAAAIFELFLECMPEYPLDKPDNEGNTVLLLAYMKGNANLCRAIVRSGARLGGTNNQGVNIFNYQVATKQLLFRLLDMLSKEPPWCDGSNCYECVAKFGVTTRKHHCRHCGRLLCHKCSIKEIPIIKFDLNKPVRVCDICFDVLTLGGVS, from the exons AGGAGGTGGCCAAGCTGCAGAAGCACCTGGCCCTGCTCAGGCAGGAGTACGTCAAGATGCAGCAGAAGCTAGCGGACACAGAGAGGCGCTGCGCCGTGCTGGCCGCTCAGGCCCCCGGCCACGGCTCCGCCAACTGCACTGCTGGTGACACGTTCATCAGCCGCCTGCTCGACATCGTGGCCGAGCTGCACCAGCAGGAGCAGTACAG TGATCTGAAGATCAGAGTTGGGGAGCTGAATCTCTGTGCTCATAAGTTTGTGCTGGCTGCTCGCAGTGATGCCTGGAGCCTGGCCAACCTGGCTTCCACCTCAGAACTGGATCTGTCTG ATGCCAAGCCCGAGGTCGCCTTGGCGATGCTGCGCTGGGCGTACACCGACGAGCTGGCGCTCAGCGAGGACGACGCCTTCCTGATCGACCTGATGAAACTGTCCAACCGcttccagctgcagctgctcCGAGAGAG GTGTGAGAAAGGGGTGATGTCGTCGGTGAACGTGAGGAACTGCATCCGCTTCTACCAGACGGCTGAGGAGCTGGACGCCACCACCCTGATGAACTACTGTGGGGAGATCATCGCCAGCCACTGG GATGACCTGAGGAAAGAAGACTTCAGCACCATGAGTGCTCAGCTCCTCTACAAGATGATCAAGTCCAAAACAGAGTTCCCTCTTCACAAAGCCATTAAAGTGGAGCGAGAAGATGTGGTCTTTCTCTACCTCATCGAGATGGACTCGGAG CTGCCTGGAAAGCTGAATGAATTGGACAACAATGGAGACCTGGCCCTGGACCTAGCCCTGTCTCGGAAACTCGAGAGCATTGCCACCACGCTGGTCAACAACAAGGCAGATGTGGACATGGTGGACCAAAGTGGCTGGAGCCTGCTGCACAAAGCCATCCAAAGAG GCGATGAGTTTGCCTCCACCTTCCTGATCCGCCACTCGGCCCAGGTGAACGCAGCCACGGTGGGGGCGGTGGAGACGCCCCTGCACCTGGTCTGCTCCTTCAGCCCCAAGAAGCACTCTGGGGAGGTCATGAGCGGCATGGCCCGCATTGCAGAGGCCCTGCTGAAAACAGGAGCCAACCCCAACATGCAGAACAGCAAGGGCAG AACTCCCTTGCATGAAGCTGTGGTGTCGGGCAATGACCATGTGTTCAACCAGCTCCTCCAGTGCAAGCA GCTGGACCTGGAGCTGAAGGACCACGAGGGCAGCACGGCTCTGTGGCTGGCCCTGCAGTACATCACCGTGGCCTCCGACCCCTCCGTCAACCCCTTCGAGGACCACGCTCCCGTGGAGAACGGCACGTCGTTCAACGAGAACAGCTTCGCCTCGCGGCTCATCCAGCGGGGCAGCAACCCGGACGCCCCAGATACTGCCACAG GGAGCTGTCTGctgcagagagcagcaggggcAGGCAGCGAGGCCGCCGCCCTCTTCCTGGCCACGCACGGGGCGAAGGTCAACCACGCCAACAAATGG GGGGAGacccccctccacactgccTGTCGCTGCGGGCTGGCAGGCCTGACGGCGGAgctgctccagcagggggcCAACCCCAACCTGCAGACCCACCAGTCCCTCCCCGAGGACGAGCTCCAGGGCCGGGCCCAGGGCCTGTCCCTGCAGAGCCCCCTCCACATGGCCATCGCCCACAACCACGCCGACGTGGTGTCAGTCATCCTGGAGCAGAAAG CCAATGCGCTTCACGCCACCAACAACCTACAGATCATCCCTGACTTCAGCCTTAAAGACTCCATGGACCAGACCGTGCTGGGCCTGGCCCTCTGGACTG GGATGCACACCATCGCAGCCCAGCTGCTTGGCTCTGGGGCGGCCATCAACGACACCATGTCCTCCGGCCACACCCTGCTGCACATGGCCATCCAGAGACAGGACAGCAGGAGCGCCCTCTTCCTCCTGGAGCACCAGGCCGACATCAACGTCAG GACCCAGGAGGGCCAGACGGCGCTGCAGCTGGCCATCAGCAGCCagctccccctggtggtggaCGCCATATGCACTCGGGGGGCAGACATGTCCGTGGTGGACGAGAAGGGCAACCCCCCTCTATGGCTCGCTCTGGAGAAGGGCCTGGAGGACATTGCCTCCAcgctg GTGCGCCACGGCTGCGACGCCACCTGTTGGAGCTCGGGGCCGTCGGGCTGCAAGCAGACGCTCCTCCACAGAGCTGTGGACGAGAACAACGAGGTCACGGCCTGCTTCCTCATCCGCAG CGGCTGTGACGTGAACAGCCCCCGGCAGCCCGGTCCTAACGGAGAGGGGGACGAGGAGGCCCGTGACGGCCAGAGCCCCCTCCACCTGGCAGCCAGCTGGGGCCTGGAGGACGTGGGCCAGTGCCTCTTGGAGTTCGGGGCCAACGTCAACGCACAG GACGCGGAGGGACGGGCCCCCATCCACGTTGCCATCAGCAACCAGCACGGCGTCATCATCCAGCTGCTCATCTCCCACCCGGACATCCGTCTGACCGTGCGTGACCGCCAGGGCATGACCCCCTTCGCCTGCGCCATGACGCACAAGAACAACAAGGCTGCAGAGGCCATCCTGAAGAGAGAGCCAGGCGCCGCcgaacag GTGGACAATAAAGGGCGTAACTTCCTCCACGTGGCGGTCCAGAGCTCGGACATCGAGAGTGTCCTGTTCCTGATCAGCGTCCAGGCCAACGTCAACTCCAGGGTCCAGGACGCAGCCAAGCTCACCCCCCTTCACCTGGCCGTCCAGGCCGGCTCCGAGATCATCGTCCGCAACCTG TTGCTGGCGGGGGCCAAGGTGAACGAGGTGACCAAACACAGGCAGACGGCCCTGCACCTGGCCGCCCAGCAGGACCTGGCCACCATCTGCTCCGTGCTGCTGGAGAACGGCGTGGACTTCGCTGCTCTGGATGAGAACGGCAACAACG CCCTGCACCTGGCCGTCATGCAGGGCCGCCTGAACAACGTCCGAGCGCTCCTCACAGAGTCCACCATCGACGCGGAGGCCTTCAATCTCAG GGGTCAGTCGCCGATGCACGTCCTGGGGCATTATGGGAAAGAGAACGCAGCCGCCATCTTTGAGCTGTTCTTGGAGTGTATGCCAGAGTACCCTTTGGACAAACCAGACAATGAAGGAAACACAG TGCTCCTGCTGGCCTACATGAAGGGAAACGCCAACCTGTGCCGTGCCATCGTGAGGTCCGGGGCCCGTCTGGGCGGCACCAACAACCAGGGCGtcaacatcttcaactaccAAGTAGCCACCAAACAGCTGCTCTTCCGCCTTCTGG ATATGTTATCCAAAGAGCCGCCGTGGTGTGATGGGTCCAACTGTTATGAATGTGTGGCCAAGTTTGGAGTCACCACCAGGAAACATCACTG ccGCCACTGTGGCCGCTTGCTGTGTCACAAGTGCTCCATAAAGGAGATTCCCATCATCAAGTTTGACCTGAACAAGCCTGTGAGGGTCTGCGACATCTGCTTTGACGTGTTGACTTTGGGCGGTGTGTCCTAA